Proteins co-encoded in one Thamnophis elegans isolate rThaEle1 chromosome 1, rThaEle1.pri, whole genome shotgun sequence genomic window:
- the LOC116504758 gene encoding LOW QUALITY PROTEIN: olfactory receptor 4S2-like (The sequence of the model RefSeq protein was modified relative to this genomic sequence to represent the inferred CDS: inserted 3 bases in 3 codons) codes for MENQNNVSEFILLGLTQNQELQKVALVXFLIFYMAILLGNLLIIVTIKSSRQLISPMYFFLSYLSFIDICYSSVTAPKLIADFLVKKKXISFVGCIAQLFGVHFFGCTEIFLLTLMAYDRYIAITKPLHYSTIMNKRLCSWMVIMSWLGGLCTFNGTDTLTTQLPFCGPNEIDHYFCDVHPLLKLACTDTYIIGLIVIANSGMISLSCFLVLTVSYIVILFTIRTRSSEGRLKALSTCGSHITVVILFFGPCIFLYMRPSTTFSEDKSVAVFYTIITPMLNPLIYXFENEEVKNAMRKLWSKNAILSRKLKVDLKYNLGLIHVISMGRKVY; via the exons ATGGAGAACCAAAATAATGTATCTGAATTCATCTTGCTGGGGCTTACTCAGAATCAAGAGTTGCAGAAAGTTGCTTTGG TATTTTTGATCTTTTACATGGCAATTCTTCTGGGGAATCTACTGATCATAGTCACAATCAAGAGCAGCCGTCAACTGATTTCTCCAATGTATTTCTTTCTCAGTTACCTTTCCTTCATAGATATCTGTTACTCCTCTGTCACAGCTCCCAAACTGATAGCGGACTTCCTTGTGAAGAaga ccatctcttttgttggTTGCATAGCACAGCTTTTTGGAGTTCACTTTTTTGGTTGCACTGAAATTTTTCTCCTCACACTGATGGCATATGATCGATACATTGCAATCACCAAGCCTCTCCATTATAGCACTATTATGAACAAGAGGCTCTGCAGTTGGATGGTGATTATGTCATGGCTGGGTGGGCTTTGTACATTCAATGGTACAGACACTCTTACTACACAGCTACCCTTCTGTGGGCCTAATGAAATTGATCACTATTTTTGTGATGTTCACCCTTTATTGAAATTAGCCTGCACTGATACCTACATTATTGGACTTATTGTCATTGCTAACAGTGGCATGATTTCCCTCAGTTGTTTTCTTGTGCTGACTGTTTCTTACATTGTTATCCTATTCACAATTAGAACTCGTTCTTCTGAAGGCCGTCTCAAGGCTCTTTCCACCTGTGGTTCTCACATCACAGTTGTGATTCTGTTTTTTGGGCCCTGCATCTTCCTTTACATGAGGCCTTCAACCACATTCTCAGAGGACAAAAGTGTGGCTGTTTTCTATACTATTATAACTCCCATGCTCAATCCATTAATTT ACTTTGAGAATGAGGAGGTAAAGAATGCCATGAGAAAATTATGGAGCAAAAATGCAATTTTGTCTAGGAAATTAAAAGTGGATTTAAAATATAACCTGGGTTTAATCCATGTCATTTCAATGGGCAGAAAAGTGTATTAG